One window of the Amycolatopsis mediterranei genome contains the following:
- a CDS encoding glycosyltransferase family 4 protein produces the protein MKVLVVHNRYRSEQPSGENNVVDAEVTLLADGGHQVSLFERRSDDIAAMPLPRKAAVPLMVPWNPAVRKELAARLRASRPDVVHIHNTFPLLSPSVVAACADAGVPAVATLHNYTMVCPPGTLHRDGRICTECVGGSPLPAVKHGCYRGSSAATLPMAASMVANRRRWWTGVSRFFCISAAQRDLLVSAGMPGERMAVKHNFVTDPGVRRTGAGRHVLFLGRITEEKGVGLLMRAWERLGGALGVPLVIAGTGPMQDEVAAWAAGRPDVSYVGLQNKAECRALTADAVAVVAPSTWLEAFGLVVVEAMAAGVPTVAAAHGAFPELVDDGVTGLLHVPDDEASLADRLRAVVGDHNREMGDAARVRYEKDFTPAVGLDRLIAGYEAAIKA, from the coding sequence GACGCTGCTCGCCGACGGCGGCCATCAGGTGTCGTTGTTCGAACGCCGCAGCGACGACATCGCGGCGATGCCGCTGCCCCGCAAGGCCGCGGTGCCGCTGATGGTGCCGTGGAACCCGGCGGTGCGGAAGGAGCTCGCCGCTCGGCTGCGGGCTTCGCGCCCGGACGTCGTGCACATCCACAACACGTTCCCGCTGCTGTCGCCTTCGGTGGTCGCCGCGTGCGCGGACGCGGGGGTGCCCGCGGTCGCGACGCTGCACAACTACACGATGGTCTGCCCACCCGGCACGCTCCACCGCGACGGCCGCATCTGCACCGAGTGCGTCGGCGGCTCACCGCTGCCGGCGGTGAAGCACGGCTGCTACCGCGGTTCGAGCGCGGCCACGCTCCCGATGGCGGCGAGCATGGTCGCGAACCGGCGCCGGTGGTGGACGGGCGTTTCCCGGTTCTTCTGCATTTCGGCGGCCCAACGTGACCTCCTGGTTTCGGCCGGGATGCCCGGCGAGCGGATGGCGGTGAAGCACAACTTCGTCACCGACCCCGGTGTCCGCCGCACCGGCGCCGGCCGGCACGTGCTGTTCCTCGGCCGCATCACCGAGGAGAAGGGGGTCGGCCTGCTGATGCGGGCGTGGGAGCGTCTCGGCGGCGCCCTGGGCGTGCCGCTGGTCATCGCGGGCACCGGCCCGATGCAGGACGAGGTCGCGGCCTGGGCGGCCGGCCGCCCGGATGTCTCGTACGTCGGCCTCCAGAACAAGGCGGAGTGCCGCGCCTTGACCGCCGACGCGGTCGCGGTGGTCGCGCCGTCGACGTGGCTGGAGGCCTTCGGCCTGGTGGTGGTCGAGGCGATGGCCGCCGGCGTGCCGACGGTCGCGGCCGCGCACGGCGCGTTCCCCGAGCTGGTCGACGACGGTGTCACGGGTCTCCTGCACGTCCCGGACGACGAGGCCTCGCTCGCCGACCGCCTGCGCGCGGTCGTCGGTGACCACAATCGCGAAATGGGCGACGCGGCCCGCGTCCGGTACGAGAAGGACTTCACGCCGGCGGTCGGCCTGGACCGCTTGATCGCCGGGTACGAGGCGGCGATCAAGGCGTGA
- a CDS encoding phosphatase PAP2 family protein has protein sequence MRQLVRTAPPALPAVLRAPLSISAALATAVLVALGILHFHDSGLTGFDAALLPSIDGVRPPWRYVALVFDFGGEPVGSAILIALLAGVCWLVHRVRAAVLTVLGVVVTVAVTTVLKPLVGRTIHGEFLSYPSGHTAMATALALVIGLVLTERWALGRAAGVSLALGVALVAGLAMGWAEVALGAHYPTDAVGGFCAALAAVPATAWALDRVADRL, from the coding sequence GTGAGGCAGCTGGTCCGGACGGCGCCCCCGGCCCTGCCGGCCGTGCTGCGCGCTCCGCTGTCGATCTCGGCCGCCCTGGCGACGGCGGTGCTGGTCGCGCTCGGCATCCTCCACTTCCACGACTCGGGCCTGACCGGCTTCGACGCCGCACTCCTCCCTTCGATCGACGGGGTCCGGCCGCCGTGGCGGTACGTCGCCCTGGTCTTCGACTTCGGTGGCGAACCGGTGGGCTCGGCGATCCTGATCGCGCTCCTTGCGGGGGTGTGCTGGCTGGTCCACCGTGTCCGGGCCGCCGTGCTGACGGTGCTGGGCGTGGTGGTCACGGTGGCGGTGACGACAGTGCTGAAGCCGCTGGTCGGCCGCACCATCCACGGCGAGTTCCTGTCGTACCCGAGTGGGCACACGGCCATGGCGACGGCGCTCGCGCTGGTCATCGGGCTGGTGCTCACCGAGCGCTGGGCGCTGGGGCGCGCGGCCGGGGTTTCCCTTGCGTTGGGGGTGGCCTTGGTGGCCGGCTTGGCGATGGGATGGGCCGAGGTGGCGTTGGGCGCGCACTACCCGACGGATGCTGTGGGTGGGTTCTGCGCCGCGCTGGCCGCGGTTCCGGCGACCGCTTGGGCGCTGGACCGCGTGGCCGATCGCCTCTGA
- a CDS encoding maleylpyruvate isomerase family mycothiol-dependent enzyme encodes MIQDLIAAERRELAALFESLPPSAWTSPSLCAGWRVAEVVAHMTMPFRFSTGRFVRELAKSGGRFNAMADRVARREAAELSREALVASLRDNADHPWRPPGGGAEGALSHDVIHGLDITTALQLERRVPPVRLEVIFAAMKPKQIKYFGTDLTGIALRADDLDWSYGTGTPLTGAAQDLLLVLGNRRLPAGRLRGEPSARFTRA; translated from the coding sequence GTGATCCAGGACCTGATCGCCGCCGAGCGGCGGGAGCTTGCCGCCCTGTTCGAATCGCTGCCGCCGTCGGCGTGGACCTCGCCTTCGCTGTGCGCCGGCTGGCGGGTGGCCGAGGTGGTGGCCCACATGACCATGCCGTTCCGGTTCTCCACCGGGCGGTTCGTGCGGGAACTGGCGAAGTCCGGTGGGCGCTTCAACGCCATGGCCGACCGCGTCGCCCGGCGCGAGGCCGCCGAACTCTCCCGCGAGGCGCTGGTCGCTTCGCTGCGCGACAACGCCGACCACCCGTGGCGGCCGCCGGGTGGCGGCGCTGAGGGCGCTCTGAGCCACGACGTGATCCACGGCCTCGACATCACGACCGCCCTGCAGCTGGAGCGCCGGGTTCCGCCGGTACGCCTTGAGGTCATCTTCGCCGCGATGAAGCCGAAGCAGATCAAGTACTTCGGCACCGATCTGACCGGCATTGCCCTGCGTGCCGATGACCTCGACTGGTCGTACGGCACCGGTACCCCGCTCACCGGGGCGGCCCAGGACCTCCTCCTCGTTCTCGGCAATCGGCGGTTGCCCGCCGGGCGTCTTCGGGGCGAACCGAGCGCACGGTTCACCAGGGCCTGA
- a CDS encoding right-handed parallel beta-helix repeat-containing protein, translating to MGRSRVVLVAACSLLIAVACPAVAGAADGPGPVCGHQPAGYEQPPSGAVTVEPAVDGDLAAKTAANPAGTTFWLGPGTHTLGNDEFGQVVPKDGDVYLGAPGSVVDGRGVNRAAFTQRARNVEIRGLTVRGFAALQDQGVVNHDSGDGWLIENTTIEDNAGAGLMAGAGQVVRHSCLRDNGQYGLNAYQAGDGITGLVLEGNEITGNNTGDWEAKVPGCGCSGGAKFWAVNGADIRGNWVHGNHGAGLWADTNNNDFLVEDNLFEANDAEALFYETSYNLVLRGNTFRGNTLVQGRAFAARGDNFPVATVYLSESGGDPRVRARTSAVDISGNTFEDNWAGITLWENADRFCNSPANTSTGYCTKAAAKPSCAAGTIEQAPAYDDCRWKTQRVEVHGNTFRFDTGRVGCTSLCGRMALLSNYGTFPDWSPYKGTVIEEAITFHQANRWHDNSYSGPWTFVAHDTSKTVDAAGWQAKPYSQDECSSFGGGPAGC from the coding sequence ATGGGCAGATCTCGTGTGGTACTCGTCGCTGCTTGCTCGCTCCTGATCGCCGTGGCGTGCCCGGCGGTCGCGGGCGCCGCCGACGGGCCCGGTCCGGTGTGCGGTCACCAACCCGCCGGATACGAGCAGCCACCGTCCGGAGCCGTCACAGTGGAGCCGGCCGTCGACGGCGACCTCGCGGCGAAGACGGCGGCGAACCCGGCGGGCACGACCTTCTGGCTCGGGCCCGGCACCCACACGCTCGGCAATGACGAGTTCGGCCAGGTCGTCCCCAAGGACGGCGACGTCTACCTCGGTGCGCCGGGCTCGGTCGTCGACGGCCGCGGCGTCAACCGGGCGGCCTTCACCCAGCGGGCCCGCAACGTGGAGATCCGCGGCCTCACCGTCCGCGGGTTCGCCGCGCTGCAGGACCAAGGCGTGGTCAACCACGACTCCGGCGACGGCTGGCTCATCGAGAACACCACCATCGAGGACAACGCGGGCGCGGGACTGATGGCCGGCGCCGGCCAGGTCGTGCGGCACAGCTGCCTGCGCGACAACGGCCAGTACGGGCTCAACGCGTACCAGGCGGGCGACGGGATCACCGGGCTCGTGCTGGAGGGCAACGAGATCACCGGCAACAACACCGGCGACTGGGAGGCCAAGGTGCCGGGCTGCGGGTGCAGCGGCGGCGCCAAGTTCTGGGCCGTGAACGGGGCCGACATCCGCGGCAACTGGGTCCACGGCAACCACGGCGCCGGGCTGTGGGCCGACACGAACAACAACGACTTCCTCGTCGAGGACAACCTGTTCGAGGCCAACGACGCCGAGGCGCTGTTCTACGAAACCAGCTACAACCTGGTGCTGCGCGGCAACACCTTCCGCGGCAACACCCTCGTCCAGGGCCGGGCCTTCGCGGCCCGCGGCGACAACTTCCCGGTGGCGACGGTGTACCTCTCGGAATCGGGCGGCGATCCGCGCGTGCGGGCCCGGACGTCGGCCGTCGACATCAGCGGCAACACGTTCGAGGACAACTGGGCCGGGATCACGTTGTGGGAGAACGCCGACCGCTTCTGCAACAGCCCGGCGAACACCTCGACGGGCTACTGCACCAAGGCGGCGGCAAAGCCTTCGTGCGCCGCGGGCACGATCGAGCAGGCCCCGGCGTACGACGACTGCCGCTGGAAGACGCAGCGGGTGGAGGTCCACGGGAACACCTTCCGCTTCGACACCGGCCGCGTCGGCTGCACGAGCCTGTGCGGGCGGATGGCTCTGCTGTCGAACTACGGGACGTTCCCGGACTGGTCGCCCTACAAGGGAACGGTGATCGAAGAGGCCATCACCTTCCACCAGGCCAACCGGTGGCACGACAACTCCTACTCCGGGCCGTGGACTTTCGTGGCGCATGACACCTCCAAGACGGTCGACGCTGCGGGCTGGCAGGCCAAGCCCTACTCGCAGGACGAGTGCTCTTCGTTCGGCGGTGGGCCCGCCGGCTGCTGA
- a CDS encoding glutamate-1-semialdehyde 2,1-aminomutase encodes MGTNLPRSTQVDERLHRVIPGGAHTYAKGSDQYPEGMAPVISHGRGGHVWDVDGNEYVEYGAGLRAVSLGHAHPRVIEAVRGELEKGSNFIRPSIIEAEAAERFLENVPTADMVKFTKNGSDATTAAVRLARATTGRKLVAKCADHAFFSTDDWFIGTTPMNAGIPDETTEQTVSFPYGDLQAAEQLLQRHDGEIACMILEAAAAAEPPPGYLQGLRELTTRHGVVLIFDEMITGFRWSAHGAQGLYGVTPDLSTFGKALGNGFAVSALAGKRELMEIGGLRTGRERVFLLSTTHGAETHSLAAAMAVMDVYRDEDVIGRMHALGDRLAAGVREVAAGIGVEDHVVVRGRASNLVFGTLDEQGHPSQPYRTLFLRELISGGVLGPSFVVSAALTEADIDKTIDVVAQACTVYRKALDANDPAPWMGGRPVQPVFRKYA; translated from the coding sequence ATGGGAACGAACCTGCCCCGCTCCACACAGGTGGACGAGCGGCTGCACCGGGTCATCCCGGGCGGTGCGCACACCTACGCCAAGGGCTCGGACCAGTATCCCGAAGGGATGGCCCCGGTCATCTCCCACGGCCGCGGCGGGCACGTCTGGGACGTCGACGGCAACGAGTACGTCGAGTACGGCGCGGGTCTGAGGGCGGTCAGCCTCGGCCACGCCCACCCGCGGGTCATCGAGGCGGTGCGCGGCGAGCTGGAGAAGGGCAGCAACTTCATCCGGCCCTCGATCATCGAAGCCGAGGCCGCCGAGCGGTTCCTCGAGAACGTGCCGACGGCCGACATGGTGAAGTTCACCAAGAACGGCTCGGACGCGACGACCGCCGCGGTGCGGCTGGCCCGCGCCACCACCGGCCGCAAGCTCGTCGCCAAGTGCGCCGACCACGCCTTCTTCTCGACCGACGACTGGTTCATCGGCACCACGCCGATGAACGCGGGCATCCCGGACGAGACGACCGAGCAGACGGTGTCCTTCCCGTACGGCGACCTGCAGGCCGCGGAGCAGCTGCTGCAGCGCCACGACGGCGAGATCGCGTGCATGATCCTGGAGGCGGCCGCGGCGGCGGAACCGCCGCCGGGGTACCTGCAGGGCCTGCGCGAGCTCACCACCCGGCACGGCGTCGTCCTGATCTTCGACGAAATGATCACCGGCTTCCGGTGGTCCGCCCACGGCGCGCAGGGCCTCTACGGCGTCACGCCCGACCTCTCCACGTTCGGCAAGGCGCTCGGCAACGGCTTCGCGGTGTCGGCGCTGGCGGGCAAGCGGGAACTGATGGAGATCGGCGGCCTGCGCACCGGCCGCGAGCGGGTGTTCCTGCTCTCGACCACGCACGGCGCGGAGACCCACTCGCTGGCCGCCGCGATGGCGGTCATGGACGTCTACCGCGACGAAGACGTCATCGGCCGCATGCACGCACTCGGCGACCGGCTCGCCGCCGGCGTCCGCGAGGTGGCGGCCGGGATCGGCGTCGAAGACCACGTCGTCGTCCGTGGCCGGGCCAGCAACCTCGTCTTCGGCACGCTCGACGAGCAGGGCCACCCCTCGCAGCCGTACCGGACGCTGTTCCTGCGCGAGCTGATCAGCGGCGGGGTGCTCGGACCGTCCTTCGTGGTCAGCGCCGCGCTCACCGAGGCGGACATCGACAAGACCATCGACGTCGTCGCCCAGGCCTGCACGGTGTACCGCAAGGCCCTCGACGCGAACGACCCGGCGCCGTGGATGGGCGGCCGCCCGGTGCAGCCCGTGTTCCGCAAATACGCCTGA
- the rfbC gene encoding dTDP-4-dehydrorhamnose 3,5-epimerase, whose product MKAIPVPEIDGAYLFEPTPHADQRGFFSRTFDRDVVASVGIDPDGFVQDSLSRSRKGVVRGMHLRGGAGEAKLVRCSHGAIFDVVVDLRPDSPTFRNVKTFELSGENQVSVYIPAGCAHGFQSLTDPSDVSYRIDRAHDPEEDITISYKDPELDISWPLSVTMVSDRDERAPSLEEALKPTR is encoded by the coding sequence ATGAAGGCCATTCCGGTGCCCGAGATCGACGGTGCGTATCTGTTCGAACCCACACCGCACGCGGACCAGCGCGGCTTTTTCAGCCGGACGTTCGACCGTGACGTCGTCGCGTCGGTGGGCATCGACCCGGACGGCTTCGTCCAGGACAGTCTTTCCCGCTCCCGCAAGGGGGTCGTCCGCGGGATGCACCTGCGCGGCGGGGCCGGTGAGGCGAAGCTGGTGCGGTGTTCGCACGGCGCGATCTTCGACGTCGTGGTGGATCTCCGACCGGATTCGCCGACATTCCGGAATGTGAAAACCTTCGAACTATCCGGTGAGAACCAGGTTTCCGTGTACATCCCGGCGGGGTGCGCGCACGGATTCCAGTCACTTACGGATCCCTCGGATGTTTCGTACCGTATCGATCGGGCACACGATCCTGAAGAAGACATTACGATTTCGTACAAAGACCCTGAATTGGACATTTCTTGGCCACTGTCGGTCACAATGGTCAGTGATCGGGACGAACGGGCGCCCTCTCTGGAAGAGGCGTTGAAACCAACGAGGTGA
- a CDS encoding polysaccharide pyruvyl transferase family protein — protein sequence MKRAPRVGVFGLLGSGNLGNDGSLEAVLGYLRAEYPDAVLSALVGGPELVRERYGLDATPLHWNQSEYETASGLRSVALKGFGKLVDIARTAAWVRKQDVVIVPGMGVLEATLPLRPWGFPYSLFLLSATGRLFGTKVALVCVGANHIGARATRTLVRWSGRLAAYRSYRDDISRDAMRAMGVDTSADQVYPDLAFSLPTPAAVAKPGTVGVGVMAYYGGNDDRAEADRIYRHYVDTMNRFVAWLVDQDRPVRLFIGDRIDRQVVDEIIEKTASPLVTAAPAETLDELMHEMAAVDSVVATRYHNVLCALKVAKPTVAIGYAPKNDVLMAEMGLDGFTQRAKTVGFDRLVEQFTELENRSAELRRTLQERNEMNAQRLKDQFAALSAALFGGGR from the coding sequence GTGAAGCGTGCGCCACGCGTCGGCGTGTTCGGCCTGCTCGGCTCGGGGAACCTCGGCAACGACGGTTCCCTCGAAGCCGTGCTCGGCTACCTGCGCGCCGAGTACCCGGACGCCGTGCTGAGCGCCCTGGTCGGCGGCCCGGAGCTCGTCCGCGAGCGGTACGGCCTCGACGCGACGCCCCTGCACTGGAACCAGTCCGAGTACGAGACGGCGTCCGGACTGCGCTCGGTCGCCCTCAAGGGCTTCGGCAAGCTGGTCGACATCGCGCGGACCGCGGCCTGGGTCCGCAAACAGGACGTCGTCATCGTGCCCGGCATGGGCGTGCTCGAAGCGACGCTTCCGCTGCGTCCGTGGGGTTTCCCGTATTCGCTCTTCCTCCTCTCCGCCACCGGCCGCCTCTTCGGCACCAAGGTGGCGCTCGTCTGCGTGGGTGCGAACCACATCGGCGCCCGGGCGACGCGGACGCTGGTCCGCTGGTCCGGCCGGCTCGCCGCCTACCGCTCCTACCGCGACGACATCTCGCGCGACGCCATGCGCGCCATGGGCGTCGACACGAGTGCCGACCAGGTCTATCCCGACCTCGCGTTCTCCCTCCCTACCCCGGCCGCCGTCGCCAAGCCGGGCACCGTCGGCGTCGGCGTGATGGCCTACTACGGCGGCAACGACGACCGCGCCGAGGCCGACCGCATCTACCGCCACTACGTGGACACGATGAACCGTTTCGTCGCGTGGCTCGTTGACCAGGACAGACCCGTCCGGCTGTTCATCGGCGACCGGATCGACCGGCAGGTCGTCGACGAGATCATCGAGAAGACCGCTTCCCCGCTGGTGACGGCGGCTCCGGCGGAGACCCTGGACGAGCTGATGCACGAGATGGCCGCGGTGGACAGCGTGGTGGCCACGCGCTACCACAACGTGCTCTGCGCCCTGAAGGTCGCGAAACCGACCGTGGCGATCGGCTACGCACCGAAGAACGACGTCCTCATGGCGGAGATGGGCCTCGATGGCTTCACCCAGCGGGCGAAGACCGTCGGCTTCGACCGGCTCGTCGAGCAGTTCACCGAACTCGAGAACCGCTCGGCCGAACTGCGCCGGACGCTCCAGGAACGGAACGAGATGAACGCGCAACGGCTCAAGGACCAGTTCGCCGCCCTTTCGGCGGCCCTCTTCGGGGGTGGGCGATGA
- a CDS encoding glycosyltransferase family 2 protein → MTTVPRLSLGLPVYNGEEYLAESLDALLGQTYEDFELIISDNASTDGTDEICRRYAEKDSRIRYVRQPKNVGATPNHNFVFDVSRTELFKWVSHDDLYARDLLKRCVEALDERPDVILAHCDQAIIDGDGRIVQPLQYTLDTASRHAPDRFRSILFEPGGDDFYGVIRADVLRRVKPLDSYHHADRTYSAEMAMHGPFHQVPELLYFRRDHPGRAERANPTIRSRCANLDPRRANRLRNPTVRLLGEYVYGFADLIRRAPISAADKRECFGHLGAWLTNRARSGHGERVEDRAPTASDVATVNEIVAGREGRLA, encoded by the coding sequence ATGACCACCGTCCCGCGGCTGAGCCTCGGCCTCCCGGTGTACAACGGCGAGGAGTACCTCGCCGAGTCGCTGGACGCCCTGCTCGGCCAGACCTACGAAGACTTCGAGCTGATCATCTCGGACAACGCCTCCACCGACGGCACCGACGAGATCTGCCGCCGCTACGCCGAGAAGGACTCGCGGATCCGCTACGTCCGCCAGCCGAAGAACGTCGGCGCGACGCCGAACCACAACTTCGTGTTCGACGTCTCCCGCACCGAGCTGTTCAAGTGGGTCTCCCACGACGACCTGTACGCCCGCGACCTGCTCAAGCGGTGCGTCGAGGCCCTCGACGAGCGACCGGACGTCATCCTCGCCCACTGCGACCAGGCGATCATCGACGGCGACGGCCGCATCGTCCAGCCGCTCCAGTACACCCTGGACACCGCGTCCCGGCACGCGCCGGACCGCTTCCGCAGCATCCTGTTCGAGCCGGGCGGCGACGACTTCTACGGCGTCATCCGCGCCGACGTCCTCCGCCGCGTCAAGCCGCTCGACAGCTACCACCACGCCGACCGGACGTACTCGGCCGAGATGGCCATGCACGGCCCGTTCCACCAGGTGCCCGAGCTGCTCTACTTCCGCCGCGACCACCCCGGCCGCGCGGAACGGGCCAACCCGACCATCCGGAGCCGGTGCGCGAATCTGGACCCGCGGCGCGCGAACCGGCTCCGGAATCCCACCGTCCGCCTGCTCGGCGAGTACGTCTACGGGTTCGCGGACCTGATCCGCCGCGCGCCGATCTCGGCCGCCGACAAGCGCGAGTGCTTCGGCCACCTCGGCGCTTGGCTGACCAACCGGGCCCGCTCCGGCCACGGCGAGCGCGTCGAGGACCGCGCGCCGACCGCCTCGGACGTCGCCACGGTCAACGAGATCGTGGCCGGCCGGGAAGGCAGGCTCGCGTGA
- a CDS encoding membrane protein, translating into MANHRRAPRSIFRSGAARAMAGRLSWGLGDQAVSSLTNFAVGLYVARSLGTFAFGIFSLAWVTYGVVLNISRGLATDPLMVRFSAVPEDRWRSGVASASGTAIGVGCVTGVVSLLAGLAAGGPLGNAFVALAVVLPGLLLQDAWRFAFFARGAGKKAFVNDCVWGVAMLPALYVAAQIHTVVAFVLAWGLSGAVAALYGGFQTGILPHPREMAGWLRTQRDLSVRYLVENVSNSGASQLRAYGLGAIAGITAVGAVRGAEQLLGPFLALLMGLSLVTVAEGARVLQRAPHRLKHFCVILGGGQAGAALCWGLGLLLLVPDRAGRWVMGSVWDSSSPLILPVTLAVVGASFATGAAAGLRALGAAKRSLRSQLIASLFYVTFGITGAFLGGAAGSAWGVATATLGGSVVWWLQLRIGLREYVPPGADEPTVVFEPIKEPIKE; encoded by the coding sequence GTGGCCAACCATCGCCGTGCGCCGCGCTCGATCTTCCGGTCGGGCGCGGCGCGCGCGATGGCCGGACGGCTGAGCTGGGGCCTCGGCGACCAGGCCGTGTCCAGCCTGACCAACTTCGCCGTGGGGCTGTACGTGGCCCGCTCGCTCGGCACGTTCGCGTTCGGCATCTTCAGCCTCGCCTGGGTCACCTACGGCGTGGTGCTCAACATCTCCCGCGGCCTCGCCACCGACCCGCTGATGGTGCGGTTCAGCGCCGTACCGGAGGACCGGTGGCGGTCGGGCGTGGCGAGCGCGTCCGGCACCGCGATCGGCGTCGGCTGCGTGACCGGGGTGGTCAGCCTGCTGGCCGGGCTGGCCGCGGGCGGCCCGCTCGGCAACGCGTTCGTCGCGCTGGCCGTCGTCCTGCCGGGCTTGCTCCTGCAGGACGCCTGGCGCTTCGCGTTCTTCGCGCGCGGCGCGGGCAAGAAGGCGTTCGTCAACGACTGCGTGTGGGGCGTGGCCATGCTCCCGGCGCTCTACGTCGCCGCGCAGATCCACACGGTGGTCGCGTTCGTGCTGGCCTGGGGTCTGTCCGGCGCGGTCGCGGCCCTGTACGGCGGGTTCCAGACCGGGATCCTCCCGCACCCGCGGGAGATGGCGGGCTGGCTCCGGACGCAGCGCGACCTCAGCGTCCGGTACCTCGTCGAGAACGTCAGCAACAGCGGCGCGTCACAGCTGCGCGCCTACGGCCTCGGCGCCATCGCCGGCATCACCGCCGTCGGCGCGGTCCGCGGCGCCGAGCAGCTCCTCGGCCCGTTCCTGGCCCTGCTCATGGGGCTGTCCCTGGTCACCGTCGCCGAGGGCGCGCGGGTGCTTCAGCGGGCGCCGCACCGGCTGAAGCACTTCTGCGTGATCCTCGGCGGCGGCCAAGCGGGCGCCGCCCTGTGCTGGGGTCTCGGCCTGCTGCTCCTGGTGCCCGACCGCGCCGGCCGCTGGGTGATGGGCTCGGTGTGGGACTCGTCGTCCCCGCTGATCCTGCCGGTCACCCTCGCCGTGGTCGGCGCCAGCTTCGCCACCGGCGCCGCCGCCGGGCTCCGAGCTCTGGGCGCAGCCAAGCGGAGCCTGCGGTCGCAGCTGATCGCCTCCCTGTTCTACGTCACGTTCGGCATCACCGGCGCCTTCCTCGGTGGTGCGGCCGGGTCCGCGTGGGGCGTCGCGACCGCGACGCTCGGCGGGTCCGTCGTCTGGTGGCTGCAACTGCGGATCGGGCTGCGCGAGTACGTGCCGCCGGGGGCCGACGAGCCCACCGTGGTGTTCGAGCCGATCAAAGAGCCGATCAAGGAATGA
- a CDS encoding DUF4910 domain-containing protein, which produces MAGPQLRTGAELHALVERLYPICRSITGDGVRQTLDIIGEHISLERHEVPTGTQVLDWTIPQEWNIRDAYVAAPDGSRVIDFQELNLHVVGYSVPVSRRMPLSELREHLHTLPEQPSWVPYRTSYYAPAWGFCLAQEKLDALPDGDYDVVIDSTLSDGSLTYGEHVVPGRVTDEVIVSCHVCHPSLANDNLAGIAVAISLAQQLALAQPHYTYRFLFMPGTIGSITWLARNASRIEKVRHGLVLACAGDPGSLTYKKSRRDDAEIDRVMQHVLRSREHRIADFSPYGYDERQFCSPGFNLGVGSLTRTPYAGYPEYHTSADNPDFVSPAAMEDTLGVLKDAFGVLDRNRRYVNLSPYGEPQLGKRGLYDSLGGRSDAKQAQMAMLWVLNLSDGEHSLLDIAERAGLPFDIVDVAARALHDAGLVKE; this is translated from the coding sequence GTGGCGGGCCCGCAGCTGCGGACCGGGGCGGAGCTGCACGCCCTGGTCGAGCGGCTGTACCCGATCTGCCGCAGCATCACCGGCGACGGCGTGCGGCAGACCTTGGACATCATCGGCGAGCACATCTCCCTCGAGCGGCACGAAGTCCCGACCGGTACGCAGGTGCTGGACTGGACGATCCCGCAGGAGTGGAACATCCGGGACGCGTACGTCGCCGCTCCGGACGGCTCGCGGGTCATCGACTTCCAGGAGCTGAACCTGCACGTCGTGGGCTACAGCGTCCCGGTGTCGCGGCGGATGCCGCTGAGCGAACTGCGGGAGCACCTGCACACGCTGCCCGAGCAGCCGTCGTGGGTGCCCTACCGGACCAGCTACTACGCCCCGGCCTGGGGCTTCTGCCTCGCGCAGGAGAAGCTCGACGCGCTCCCGGACGGCGACTACGACGTCGTCATCGACTCGACGCTGTCCGACGGCTCGTTGACCTACGGCGAGCACGTCGTCCCGGGGCGCGTCACCGACGAGGTCATCGTGTCCTGCCACGTGTGCCACCCGTCGCTGGCGAACGACAACCTCGCCGGCATCGCGGTGGCCATCTCGCTGGCCCAGCAGCTGGCGCTCGCCCAGCCCCACTACACCTACCGGTTCCTGTTCATGCCGGGTACGATCGGCTCGATCACCTGGCTGGCCCGCAACGCCTCGCGGATCGAGAAGGTGCGTCACGGGCTGGTGCTGGCGTGCGCGGGCGACCCGGGATCGTTGACGTACAAGAAGTCCCGCCGCGACGACGCCGAGATCGACCGCGTCATGCAGCACGTGCTGCGGTCGCGGGAGCATCGCATCGCCGACTTCTCGCCGTACGGCTACGACGAGCGCCAGTTCTGCTCGCCGGGCTTCAACCTCGGCGTCGGCTCGCTGACGCGCACGCCGTACGCGGGTTACCCCGAGTACCACACCTCCGCCGACAACCCGGATTTCGTGTCGCCCGCGGCCATGGAGGACACGCTCGGTGTCTTGAAGGACGCGTTCGGCGTCCTGGACCGCAACCGCCGGTACGTCAACCTCAGCCCGTACGGCGAGCCGCAGCTCGGCAAGCGCGGGCTGTACGACTCGCTCGGCGGCCGCAGCGACGCCAAGCAGGCCCAGATGGCGATGCTGTGGGTGCTCAACCTCTCCGACGGCGAGCACTCGCTGCTGGACATCGCCGAGCGCGCCGGGCTGCCCTTCGACATCGTCGACGTCGCGGCCCGTGCCCTGCACGACGCCGGTCTGGTCAAGGAGTGA